A genomic region of Cannabis sativa cultivar Pink pepper isolate KNU-18-1 chromosome 1, ASM2916894v1, whole genome shotgun sequence contains the following coding sequences:
- the LOC115721119 gene encoding uncharacterized protein LOC115721119: MQETIRQQGEQIRDLREQQARPAPILAPQVVPPNVGDRMEPIYERFRKQNPPVFEGGPDPLKAEQWMTMIASIFDFMRVENNDRVRCAIYMLRDDARIWWEIVSQGHNLNTMTWDAFRALFYEKYYNESIRAAQAEEFARLVQGSMTVTEYATKFDRLAKFASDEVASDAARKAKFIRGLEEYIARDVIMAAKQSGIVKTYPQIVDLALTAEGAESMIRKRVLRGRTCGKPNLVLEKFQGNQGFRRGRNEVWQPYPECPKCKRHHLGECRSRVCYQCGVAGHFKNNCPQLQKPEAKKESPVVPARVFALTQADAEAGPSTLQAM; this comes from the exons ATGCAAGAGACGATTAGGCAGCAAGGGGAGCAGATTCGAGACCTGAGAGAGCAACAGGCTCGTCCTGCACCTATACTGGCACCTCAGGTAGTGCCACCGAATGTGGGGGATCGTATGGAACCAATTTATGAGCGGTTCAGGAAACAAAACCCACCTGTGTTTGAGGGTGGCCCAGACCCACTGAAAGCAGAACAGTGGATGACTATGATTGCTTCTATCTTTGATTTCATGCGGGTAGAAAATAATGATCGGGTACGATGTGCTATTTATATgttacgagatgatgcccggaTATGGTGGGAGATTGTTTCCCAAGGTCATAATCTGAATACTATGACTTGGGATGCATTCAGGGCACTGTTTTATGAGAAATATTATAATGAATCCATTCGTGCCGCTCAAGCTGAAGAGTTCGCACGATTAGTTCAAGGTAGCATGACTGTGACTGAATATGCTACCAAGTTTGACAGGCTAGCCAAGTTTGCTTCTGATGAAGTGGCCAGTGATGCTGCAAGAAAAGCTAAGTTTATCAGAGGTCTTGAAGAGTATATTGCTAGAGATGTGATTATGGCAGCCAAACAATCAGGGATCGTGAAGACTTATCCTCAGATTGTGGACTTAGCTCTCACTGCTGAGGGGGCTGAAAGCATGATTCGTAAAAGAGTACTCAGAGGAAGGACGTGTGGAAAACCTAATCTAGTACTGGA AAAGTTTCAAGGTAACCAGGGCTTTCGTCGAGGCAGAAATGAGGTTTGGCAGCCTTACCCTGAATGCCCAAAATGCAAGAGACATCACTTGGGTGAATGCCGGTCTAGAGTTTGCTACCAATGTGGAGTAGCAGGTCATTTCAAGAACAACTGTCCACAGCTACAAAAGCCCGAGGCTAAGAAAGAAAGTCCTGTGGTTCCTGCTAGGGTGTTTGCTTTGACCCAAGCAGATGCTGAAGCTGGCCCTTCGACATTACAG GCCATGTGA